Proteins encoded in a region of the Canis lupus dingo isolate Sandy chromosome 17, ASM325472v2, whole genome shotgun sequence genome:
- the ID2 gene encoding DNA-binding protein inhibitor ID-2 yields MKAFSPVRSVRKNSLSDHGLGISRSKTPVDDPMSLLYNMNDCYSKLKELVPSIPQNKKVSKMEILQHVIDYILDLQIALDSHPTIVSLHHQRPGQSQASRTPLTTLNTDISILSLQASEFPSELMSNDSKALCG; encoded by the exons ATGAAAGCCTTCAGTCCAGTGCGGTCCGTGAGGAAAAACAGCCTTTCGGACCACGGCCTGGGCATCTCCCGGAGCAAAACCCCGGTGGACGACCCCATGAGCCTGCTGTACAACATGAACGACTGCTACTCCAAGCTCAAGGAGCTGGTGCCCAGCATCCCCCAGAACAAGAAGGTGAGCAAGATGGAAATCCTGCAGCACGTCATCGACTACATCTTGGACCTGCAGATCGCCCTGGACTCGCACCCCACGATCGTCAGCCTGCACCACCAGCGACCTGGGCAGAGCCAGGCGTCCCGGACGCCGCTGACCACCCTCAACACGGACATCAGCATCCTGTCCTTGCAG GCTTCTGAATTCCCTTCTGAGTTAATGTCAAATGACAGCAAAGCGCTCTGTGGCTGA